The sequence GAAGTCGGCACGCTCCATATTTATTCGAATGAGAATTTAAGGTAATTAATATTTTTATTATCCTTCAGGTATTTCTTTTCGTAGTAAGTTTTTATCGATAGCACCTCATCGGCATGGGGCGATTGGTACAGGTTTTCGGTGCGGGTATGCAGCTTAAGGCCTAGTTCGGCTATCTTATCGGCAGTGTAGGCGTGCAGGCCATCGTTATCTGTTTTAAGGTGAACAATGCCACCGGGTTTTAGCAGCGGATGGTACATTACCAAAAAGCGTGATGAGGTGAGGCGCTTCTTCTCGCGGCTCAGTTGCGGCTGCGGATCAGGGAAGGTGATCCAGATCTCGTCTATCTCGCCCGGGCCAAAATAATCCAGCAGGTTCTCTATCTGTATACGCAAAAAGCCAACGTTGTGGATATTATCCTCAAGCGCGGTTTTGGCGCCGCGCCAGATGCGGTTGCCCTTGTAATCGATACCGATAAAGTTTTTTTCGGGAAACAGGCGGGCCAGGTTAACGGTGTATTCGCCCTTGCCGCAGGCCAGTTCAAGCACTACGGGGTTGTCATTAGCAAAAAAGCCGTTGGCCCAGTTCCCCTGGAAAGGTTTCCCGGCATCCATTTGTACCACATTTTTAAAGGTGCTTACCTCGGCAAATCGTCTTAATTTGTCTTTTCCCACGTGCAGTGTATTTAACTGCAAAGGTAAAGTTTATGTTAACACGGTGGTAATGCTGGGTGTTGATTTTTGTTTGGGAGGGATAAAGGTAAATTTAACCACAAAGGGCACAAAGGTTTGCACAGAGGACACAGAGAGTGATGGTGGTATATTATAGTTATTTTATGGCGTTGCCTGCGGCCGGGCTTTCCGCTCATACTGCACAGGCCTTAGCCACGGGCGGGTATCCGCTTCAATCCCTAACGCGGGAGATTGTCTGAACCTTGATCTATCTGATTTAACAGATAACAGGATCTTTAAAATCGTGGAGATCCTGAAAATCTGTTTAATCCCGGTTCAGACTACTCCGCCGGCACCCCAAACCCCTTCAAATTCTCAGGATTGGCCTTTGGCTTATCCTTTTTACCAAATTTGCTGAACAAGCTTTTGGCTTTGTCCCACACACTCATTACCGAATCTTCGCTGATGAAGTGCGATGCTTTTTGCGAGGCAAGGCCCACCAATGTTTTCACTAAAAAGTTGGAGTTGCGGAAGATGGTTTTGTTTAACGCCACCGGCAATAATACGCGCGATAACAGCCCTACAAAATCCTGGCCTAATACGCCGCTGCTTTTAAGCCCCTCGGTAGCTGCCGATTTGGGGAACAGCGACATAAAGGTGGCGAATATATTGGCCGGACCGGTAAAACGCAGACCAATAGCGGTGCGCTGCTCCTGCTCTACACCTTTTAAACGGGCTATTTCGCTGTGCAGGTCATCAATATTTCTTATCCTCAGGTCCATAGCGGCGTTTATTTAAAAAGTTTTCTGATCAGGGCATTAACAATAGGTTTCTCCAGGCTTTTGCGGAACACCATCACAAAAATAATGACGACGATATACAGGAAGGCTACGCAGCCAAAGCCCTGCCACGATGAGTGCAGCACGCTTGAAAGGAAAAGCGCCAGGGTAATGCTGGCAAACAACACCGTCATAGATAAACCAAGGATGATAAATACATCGGTAACCATCCCGGCAAAAATAGAGGTGCCACGCTCGATGGCCCGCAGGCGCGCCAGCTTGATATA comes from Mucilaginibacter mali and encodes:
- the trmB gene encoding tRNA (guanosine(46)-N7)-methyltransferase TrmB, which gives rise to MGKDKLRRFAEVSTFKNVVQMDAGKPFQGNWANGFFANDNPVVLELACGKGEYTVNLARLFPEKNFIGIDYKGNRIWRGAKTALEDNIHNVGFLRIQIENLLDYFGPGEIDEIWITFPDPQPQLSREKKRLTSSRFLVMYHPLLKPGGIVHLKTDNDGLHAYTADKIAELGLKLHTRTENLYQSPHADEVLSIKTYYEKKYLKDNKNINYLKFSFE